The DNA window TAAGGAAGGGgtgggtgagtgaatgaatgagtgagtgaatgagcgACTGAATGTGTGAATGAGTGACTGAATAAGAGACTGAATGaaaagtgagtgaatgagtgaaagtTAGTGAATGAAAGAAGAGTGAATGAGTGAGCCAGTGAGTGAGGGAAAGAATGAATGGCACCTCAAGGCTGATGTGAGTCTTGGGTGGTCCTGTTCTGAGCCCATGACAGGGTTGGGCTAGAGGGGTGGGGAAAGACGGCGTTCACTGAGGGCTGTCGACGTCTGACACCTAGTAGATCAGAAACCTGACAGTCACAGAAATGGGGCCtgatggaggaggagaagagtgACCTGTGACCAAAACCTCAGGCATGCCCGGATGGCAGAGCCCGCTTCACGGGCTTGCGACCTGTACAGTCGCACAGGGACTGGCTCAGAAGGGCCTCCAACTCTCGGTTTAATGCTCTGCCGTCGCCACCTTAAAActcttaatttttgaacaaggtgTCTCACATTTCATTTTCCCCTGGGCCCCTCAAGTTATGCAGCCGGCCGTGCTGCATGGTAACCACCCCCCATCCTTTTAGACAGAAGACAAGTAGTGGGAAAATATTTCCCGAATAGGTCCCCCACGTACGCACCAATCAAACTTGCCCACTTGGTCTTCGTAGACCGCGGCCGCAGGGATGAGCAGGGCAACCCAGAGCCAGAATCGTGAAGCCTCCACCGCCGCCGCCATGATGGGAGCCCGGGCTCGGCCCGCCGCCGGCCCGGCATGCACTGGGCCGCAGGCTCCGCCTCCGCGGAACCATAGAGTTGGGAACCGCACGCGGAGCTCTCGGTGGGGCGCCCAGGACTCTGGGATCCCCCGCCCGCGCAGGAAGTCGCTCTGGAGACTCGAGAGCGCAGGCGGTGGCCGGGCAGGGAGAGACGGGCCTCAGCGCAGATTGGGTCAGGCACGCGCAAGGGCAGCCCCCGACGGCCGTCCCAGAGGCCCCAGCGCCGCCGAGGTCCTAATAGGCAGCACCGTCTTCCGCCGCACGTGGCTGCAGCGCGATGCCCAAATCCAAGCGCGACAAGAAAGGTGGGCAAAGGGGGTCTTGGGACCCGGTGAGGAATTCGCGGGCTGGCTGTCGCCTGCGGTAGGGGCTTCGCGGGGGAAGCacgggggtgggggctggagccGGGTCGGGTCAGGGAGCGGAGACTGCTTTGCCAGGCCTCCAGAGTTTCTCCAAGGCCGGCTGGTCGGTGAACAGCCTCTGAACACCCAGGCTGCGCCCGATCTCGCCTTGGCCCACCTTTTCCTACCTCAGTCCGTCTGTCTTAGCTCTCCGCGCTCCCCCCACCCTTCCGCCTTTCCCTCAACCCAGATTGATCCCTAAGTATGGTCTTGTGTACTTGAAGTTGCTTCTCTCTGGCATGCTTGTGCTCCGGTCTTCGTATGGCTGGCTCTTTCTCAGTTGGCAGTTCGTAGGATACCTCCTAAGAGAGTATTCCTGACTACCTCTACTATGGTGGGTCTCTCTCACTCCGGCTCTCTAGCACATTAACTCAACAAATTAGAGAGGGGCCTGGCACTCTCTAGGCGTTGAAGGATACAGCAGTTACAACAAGGAAGGTCTAGAGCCCTCATCAAGCTTAATATTTTAGTTATGGGAAGTATATCCTCCCAAGGTACCGAAAATCGAATCAGTAAATTCAGATAGTGATAAGTCCCATGGAGTaagagtgagagaaaaagaagttgaTATTCTTTTGTGCAGTGTGGCCAGAGAAGGTCTCTGTTGAGATGACAAATGAGCAGGAACTTGAAGAAAGTAAATAAGCAACCCATGGAGTTACCTGGAAGGGTGGTGGTCCCAGGAGAGGGAACACgaagggcaaaggccctgaagcgGGAGCACGTTTGACATGTTCTGGGGCAAGAGGCCAGCGTGGCCAGagcagaaaaggagggagaggaattgGGCAGAGTGTGTGGGGCTTGAAAGACCTTTGCAAGGAATTGGCTTTCACATGCAGGTGAAACGGGAGGAGAGAGCTCGAGCAGAGCAATGATGGGGTTCACCTTTACTTTAGAAAGATCACCCTAGTTGCTTTGTTGAGAATAGACAGGGAAGGTGGGGGCAGTGTGCAGGGGTGGAAGCAGCGAGACTAGCAGTAATCCAAGAGAGCATGGTGCTGGCTAGGTCCACAGTTGTAGCAGTGGAAATGCTGGAAAATGGACAACTGTATTTTGTTTGCCCTCCTGTGCTGCACTTGCCCCTGAATGTTGTGATTACCTTTCTAGATGTGTGCTTCGTGAAGAGGGACTGACTGAGTGCCAGGCAGGATGAATAAGAAGTGGCTTCCTCCTAGGACCCAGGGCTTTGCATTTGATGCTCTGTTAATCGTTTGTGGAATGATTGGGTTCTGTGAGGGAGCCCTGGTCAGATCTGGCAAATGCCAAACCCTTCTGGTTAAGGGGCAAATTGGGCCCCAGCTGTTGTTAGAGAAGAGGTGCTTGTCCCTCCCCAAAGAGGCGTTGCTGCATCCATGGGTCCAAACTGCAAGACAGCGTGTAGCAGAGGAGATACAGTCCCCAGCCCAGAGCAGCCACAGATGGTCTCTGTGTACCACAGCAGCACAGGGACGCGCCTCAGCCAGCAGCTAGCTCAGCCACAGGCAGGGCCCccagagcccacacacctcaGTAGGGGGTTTTCGCTTCGCCTCAAGGGAGCTAAGGAATACCTGGTTTGTCTGAGTAACAGGAAAGGTGGGAAGGGACCTTCAGGCTCGGGAACAGTAGCAAGTAGGCACTCTGGGGACCTGGGAGTAGCCTTGCATGCCAGAAGTGGTGGCCACAAAAGCCGTGCTACCTTTTCTCAGATTGGCTTGGTCCAGCTGGGCTACCAAAGGGGGGAAGAAAGAGTCTCCAGGACATCCAGATTTGTCTCTCATCAtctcccctttttcttctttgtattagTCTCCCTCACCAAAACCGCCAAGAAAGGCTTGGAACTGAAACAGAACTTGATAGAAGAGGTAAGAgcgtgttctttttatttttccagagatTGTATTTAGTTTATAAACGTGGGCGTAGGGCTGTTTGTCAGGGAAACAtactgtttggaaaaaaaaaaaaaccaaggtgcTGATCCAGCCCTTTTTCCTCCAGCAGCAGCACCAATAAAAACTCCCATAGTGATGGTTTCCAGCTTGATTGAGCCCTTACTCTGCCCTGCACGGCGCTGTTTCACATGTGAAGCACCCCTGTGAGGTAGATGCGAGGGGATGTTATCGCTGTTTTGCGGTCCGGTAACTGAAGCTTGCAGAGGTTTGTTAGTCTGCCCGATGTCAGAAAAGCCAGGGAGTTACCAGGTGTAGGTAAACGCACCAAGCCACTGTCTGCACTGCATCAGGCTGCAGGCTGGGTGAGAGCGGAGTTTCCTCCGGCACAAAGATGCCATTTTCCTTGAGACCACTTCATCATGGCTGCAGCCAACAACGTGGGCACCGCAGGGCTGATGAGCCGCCTCCCCTTATGACTAAATGACAAGACTTTACATGTTTCCATATAGCAGGAGCCTTCCTAGTGTAGCTAAGCTTCTAGATCGTCAGCAATTACTGGACAAAGCAAAGAGAAGTGGTCGGTTGCACTGGTGGCCACCGTACGTCGGAAACCTGGGGAGACGGTGGGCTCTTGACCCGTGGCTCAGCTTCCCCCGCACTTTGCCATCATGCCTGCTTTGCGTCAGGGCAGCCCCTGTCCTTAGTATCCTGGCTTCAGTAGCAGAGGCAAGGAGGAAACAACCAGGTTAGAGGCTGTAAACATCCACAGTTGTAAGAGACCTGGAGCAGTCTCTTTCCCACCTGAGGCCAGAGTACTGCCCAACCTCTGCTGCCCCTTGGACTCCAGAGCCCCATGAATTGTCCTGCAGCTTCGGAAATGTGTGGACACATACAAGTACCTCTTCGTCTTCTCCGTGGCCAACATGAGGAACAGCAAGCTGAAGGACGTCCGCAGTGCCTGGAAGCACAGCCGGTGAGTGGGCAGTGGGAGAAGGGCCTGAGTGCGGAGGGGCCAGGCTGCTTGCAAAACACAGGGGCAGTTAGTGACCTCGGTCACAGGTGGCACCTTAATAAGGACAAAGTGCCACGCCCCCATCCCCGCTGAAGGGCGCTTTTTAACTGTTAAAGTTTGTCTcgcgtgggggggtggggggcgggttgAGCGGTGACCTCTCCAGGAGAAGGGGCTCCCTGAACCCTGGGGTCTGGTCCCTTAAGGAACATCCCACCCGTTCTGGTTCAGACCATTGAACAGGCCTCTTCCACATATCCAGACGCACTCACAGTGCTGAGACAGAATGTGAGTTTCAGGGTCTGTGCAGGAAAATAATGAGAGGGACCCTGGGCTGGCGACAAAGTGAGCAGGGCTGCGTGGAAGAGTGGAGCCTCTGGCCACACCTTCTGCTACAAAACATCCTGGGTCTTGGCTCGGGCTCCGGGGACTGAAGCTGGTTTGCACTGAAGTGAGGGCAGGGCGGGGCGCTTCCTTCACAGACCCCTCTTTTTCTCTGTAGGATGTTCTTTGGCAAAAACAAAGTGATGATGGTGGCCCTGGGTCGAAGCCCATCTGACGAGTACAAAGACAATCTGCATCAGGTGAGTCTCTGGCCCTCACAGGGAGGGGCCGAGGCCAGGCTGCCTTCTCCGCTGCCGTCACATGATGCACACTGCAGCCATCTGGCCCGGGGTCGGCTTGAAGCTTGGTTCTCCTTTAATCTCCAGACCCAGAGAGTAGTACTGCCTGCCTCCAGCTgtgaccaaaaatgtctccaggtgtTGCCAAATAAGGGGGCGGGACCGGCAAAATCGTCCCCAGTTGAGAACCGCTGCTCTAATGTGACCGACCCCACCCCACTTTGGTTCTGTAGGTCAGCAAGAAGTTGAGGGGTGAAGTTGGTCTCCTTTTCACCAATCGCACTAAGGAGGAAGTGAACGAGTAAGTGCTCTGGAGGAGCGGTGGGAAGGGAAAGGTCGTGGGAAGGGAAAGGTCGGCGTGGGAAGGGAAAGGTCGGCGAGGTCTCCGGGGAGGGAATAGCCCAGGACTTTGTACAGTAGAGGCACCGAGTAAAACCTGGTTCCTGGTTCCTGGAATCCTGTTACTGAGTCTCTGTTCTCCCGGGCTCAGAGCTCCAGGCTGagctgaggaggaagggaggtgaggCGAGGCCCAGGCGGAaacctgccctcctgccccttctctttcccctcagGTGGTTCACGAAATACACGGAGGTGGACTACGCCCGAGCTGGGAACAAAGCCACTTTCACCGTGAGCCTGGACCCGGGGCCCCTGGAGCAGTTCCCGCACTCCATGGAGCCACAGCTCAGGCAGCTGGGCCTGCCCACGGCCCTCAAGAAAGGTACAGGGGCGTCCCCAGAGCTGAGGGGTCACAGCTGAGCGGCTGAGAGCGCAGGTTTCCAAGCCAGACAACACCCCCCCTCAGCCCCAGTTTCTACcggcctctgttttctcatgtgAAAACGGGACTAAGAGCGCCCGCCTGACAGTTGGGGTGAATGTGCACAGCAACTTACAGCTAGAATACAGCAGTTAAGGGGCACGGATGGGAGGAGGAGCCGCTGCCCCCCACAAACCCTCCTGGCAGCTGAATGCTCCCTGGTGAACCCCTGCCCCGGTGCTGCTGGAAGCCTGGGGGCGGCCCTGCACAGGCCGCTGTGCCAGAGTAACTGCCTGGGGGCCCCCTTCTCTGCAGGTGTGGTGACCCTGCTGTCCGACCACGAGGTGTGCAAGGAGGGCGATGTGCTGACCCCGGAGCAGGCCCGCGTCCTGGTGAGTTCCCCCCGCCCCGGGCGTCCGCAGCTGCGGTGGGAGGGGCCGCAGACTCCTCTGACCCCACTCGCTCCTCCTGACCTTTGGGTCCCTTTCCCTCTGGCAGAAGCTTTTCGGGTACGAAATGGCCGAATTCAAAGTGACCATCAAGTACGTGTGGGACGCGCAGTCTGGAAGTTTCCAGCAGATGGGAGATGACTTGCCAGAGAGCGCGCCCGAGTCGGAAGGAGAATCAGAGGAAGACGACGACAGCTGACGTGCACTTGGGACGGGACCTCCGGGCCTGCTCCAGGTCTTGTCTGGACTGGACCGTGTGGGGCTGCCGCTGCCCTCTCGGGGGAGCAGCCGTGTATTTTGCTGTGGATGCACACAAGGGAGGGTGACAGGGACAGACTATTCTTCTATAAATGATGCAACTTTGTCAGCAGGGTGTCTTCTGCAAAAGGGACTTTTCTAGGAAAAAACCCTTGGGTTTGGGCTTTGGTTTGGACCCCCAGGATTCTTAGTTCACCTCAAGCCAGTTTCCAGCACTGGTTGCTGTGTGACCACTGGCTGGGCGGCCCTGGGAGCACAAGAGGAACCGCCTTCTCCTTTACTCTGGCCCTCGGCGCCCCTGGCTTGAAACTGGGATTTGTTTGAGGAAAACAGGCACTCTGCCTGCCGCTCTCCTACCCCTACTCTCTATTCTctttcccacccccaacccccaaaacCAGGGCCGAGAAACTTGGGGGTGACCAGGAGACAGGAGGTGTTGGCTAAAGCAAGAATAAAGCCACTGCCGAAACTGAATGAATGTAAAAAACATTCCACTGCATCCTGGGAGGTTTTAGTCTTCTGGGTGGTGGCTCCAGGTGGTAGGTTTTCGCCCAGATTGTTCTGTCTATAAGTATTTAATGAGGTAATTCTGAACGAGAGAAAATCTACCTCATGGTGTATGGCCCTCTTTTTCTGTCGCGTGTAGAAGTGTGAGGGCCACCTGCCGCCCCGATGTTGAGAGGTCACACTGGGTtcagggcaggaggctgggagacCCTCCCACCACCTCTGCCCTTTGAAGACTAATCCCTACTCCTGCCCCCTTCTCACCAAGCCTGTGGGAGGACGAGAAACAGCCTGCAGGCTGCAGAGGAAACAGATTGACCAGGTTCACTGTGGGCCTGGGCTCCAGCCAGGCTAGTGCCTCTTTATTCAGACAGGAAACGCCTGAGTAGATGCAGCCCGGGCCTTTTTACATGATGAAGGCAGCTGGGAGTATTAACAAGAACGTAGGAGACAAACAGTCTGTGACCTGGGACTGTGAGGAAAGAACTAGCTACATAAAGCAGCTTAAAGTCAAAACTGACTGGGTGAGAGGATAAAGGACGAGACAGATGAAGTGCGTCCTTTGCCACCCCAAGTCAGGACTAGGCCGAGCGGAAGTAGCTGGGACATTCGTGGGCAGACAGGTGCCAGGCCTGATCAAAGGCCTGCATGACGGCCGGCTCTAGGGGCTCTCCCTCAGCGGCCACCAAGGTCTGTTGTAGCTGCTCCAAGCTGGACATGCCCAGGATGACCGCGTCCCCCTGAACGCCCTGCAAGGGGAGACGGCCAGACGTCAACACACTAGTGCACCACAGTGACCccagtcacacacacaccctcccaccctgcccctgccAAGACCTGCAATCCAAAGTCTATACCCTATATTATTCTGCACAGAACTTAAATTGCCTTCGAACAGCTCTAAAGCCCTGCTTCCCTAGACGCACGCAGGCACACCTGAGTTCCCCTCTGCCGCTCAGCAGCTGGGTGGGCTTGGGTTAGTCATGTGACCTCCCTAAGCTTCAGGCTTCCTTTACTTTGCAGGGTggttgtgggatttttttttctttttttggccgtgccttgcagcatgcaggatcttggttccccaaccagggatcgaatccatgccccctgcagtggaagcgcagagccactggaccgccagggaattccctaaaatttCATAAAGTACTTTGCTTCAGGCCTAGCACTTAACAGGGGCTCAAGAAAGAGGCACCATTAGTATGTGATGCCGAAGTTGGAGGAAGTTGTTGGGAAAGCGTgatggcagggagagggcagCCCTGCCATGGACA is part of the Balaenoptera musculus isolate JJ_BM4_2016_0621 chromosome 1, mBalMus1.pri.v3, whole genome shotgun sequence genome and encodes:
- the MRTO4 gene encoding mRNA turnover protein 4 homolog isoform X1, translated to MPKSKRDKKVSLTKTAKKGLELKQNLIEELRKCVDTYKYLFVFSVANMRNSKLKDVRSAWKHSRMFFGKNKVMMVALGRSPSDEYKDNLHQVSKKLRGEVGLLFTNRTKEEVNEWFTKYTEVDYARAGNKATFTVSLDPGPLEQFPHSMEPQLRQLGLPTALKKGVVTLLSDHEVCKEGDVLTPEQARVLKLFGYEMAEFKVTIKYVWDAQSGSFQQMGDDLPESAPESEGESEEDDDS
- the MRTO4 gene encoding mRNA turnover protein 4 homolog isoform X2, which codes for MRNSKLKDVRSAWKHSRMFFGKNKVMMVALGRSPSDEYKDNLHQVSKKLRGEVGLLFTNRTKEEVNEWFTKYTEVDYARAGNKATFTVSLDPGPLEQFPHSMEPQLRQLGLPTALKKGVVTLLSDHEVCKEGDVLTPEQARVLKLFGYEMAEFKVTIKYVWDAQSGSFQQMGDDLPESAPESEGESEEDDDS